From Crassaminicella indica, one genomic window encodes:
- a CDS encoding PHP domain-containing protein encodes MKDIVDMHVHTSASDGIFSPAEIVGWAKKLGLKGVAITDHDTVDGIKEAVKASEKYDDFLVIPGIEFSTLYNKVEIHILGYFIDYKHPDMIRITEKIKNYRSKRAALIINKLIKLDYDLNVSEVKALSKEGAIGRPHIARLLVKKGYVSSVQEAFEKLLQKGKPAYVERFKLTVDEAIHIIKKSKGIPVLAHPGLIAAGVDIEQIIQKGIKGIEVYHSKHSKVHNKIYLELAKKYNLFVTGGSDYHDEMVDGIPAIGRVFVSYDLVKEMKKYFFEGF; translated from the coding sequence ATGAAGGATATTGTGGACATGCATGTACATACTAGTGCATCTGATGGTATTTTTTCACCTGCAGAAATTGTAGGTTGGGCAAAAAAGCTCGGGCTAAAGGGTGTTGCTATAACAGATCATGATACCGTTGATGGAATCAAAGAAGCTGTAAAGGCTTCAGAAAAATATGATGATTTTTTGGTGATACCTGGTATAGAATTTAGTACTTTATATAATAAGGTTGAAATACATATATTAGGATATTTTATAGACTATAAGCATCCAGATATGATTCGTATTACAGAAAAAATTAAAAATTATAGGTCAAAAAGAGCAGCATTGATCATAAATAAGCTAATAAAATTGGATTATGATCTTAATGTTTCAGAAGTGAAGGCTTTATCAAAAGAAGGAGCTATTGGTAGACCACATATAGCTAGACTGCTTGTGAAAAAGGGATATGTATCTTCTGTTCAAGAAGCTTTTGAAAAACTACTGCAAAAAGGAAAGCCTGCATATGTTGAACGGTTTAAGTTAACTGTTGATGAGGCAATCCATATTATTAAAAAGAGTAAAGGAATACCTGTTTTAGCACATCCGGGATTAATAGCTGCTGGAGTAGATATAGAACAGATCATTCAAAAGGGAATAAAGGGAATAGAGGTTTATCATTCAAAACATTCTAAGGTTCATAATAAAATTTATTTAGAACTTGCGAAAAAATATAATCTCTTTGTCACAGGAGGGTCTGATTATCATGATGAAATGGTAGACGGTATTCCTGCTATTGGAAGAGTTTTTGTCTCTTATGATTTAGTAAAAGAAATGAAAAAGTATTTTTTTGAAGGATTTTAA